In the genome of Bremerella sp. JC817, the window CCGCGTACTTCACTTCTGGTACCTTCTGGACATCCTGAGAATTATAAAAAAGCGGCAAATAAGCAAAAAACGAATGCTAAACGATCCTGCGGTGGCATCGCCCAGGCAAGCACATCCGTTTCGCTACTTTGCCTCTCGACCGCTTCGCCCCACACTCCCCCCTGAAGACGCGATTCTCCATGAACATCGCGTCCTACAACGTTCATTCACTCCCCATGCACTCCCACCTGGTTGAATCGAAGTAGGCATTCCGCAATATGTTCGCAATCGTCTTGGGAATGCTGATCGTGATCTGCGGGGTGCTGTTCCTGCGGATGCATGCGTTTCTGGCCTTGTTCTTCGGGGCACTTGTTGTTGCGGCCGTGACGGCGTCGCATTCGATTTCGGATAGTGCTCTCAATCACGTTACTGCGACCATCACCCAGGCCTCTGGGCAGAGACTGTTGTTGGGCGATGTCGGGGAAGATCTCGCCAAAAAGCCGGGGGCTTTCTATGTTGTGCCAAACGCTTCCGCGAGCACGCCGCCGACACTAGTCTGGGTTGATGCCTTCTCCGAAGAGGATGGCATCTCGATCGCCACGCTATCGCAGACCCAAGCAAATAACTCGTGGACCGGTGGCCAACTCGTTCCTGAGAGCAAATACACGCAAGCGAAACAGTTAGCAGGCAGCAGCCCCATCAATCGCGTCGCCGCGGCACTGGGGAAGACGTTCGAGAAGATTGGCATCTTGATCGCCATGGCCTCGATCATTGGCCAGTGTCTGCTGGTTAGTGGCGCGGCGGAACGTATCGTCGCCGGAATTCGCAATGCACTCGGCGAACGCTGGACGACACTTGCTTTTGTAATTAGCAGCTTCGTGCTCGCGATTCCAGTGTTCTTCGATACGGTCTTCTTTCTGATGCTACCCCTGGCCCAGGCCATGGCCCGACGAACCGGCAAAGATTACCTGAAATACGTCTTGTCCATCATTGTCGGCGGATCGCTTGCGCACTCGTTGGTTCCGCCAACACCGGGACCATTATTCGTCGCTGCCGAACTGAACGTCAGCATCGGAGCGATGGTGATCGGCGGCATCGGTGTTGGGATCTGGGGCGTGATTGCTGGCTACTTTTATATGTTGTGGGCGAATCGTACCTGGCAAATTCCTCTTCGGCTGGAAGCTTCGACTTCGACCGAA includes:
- a CDS encoding SLC13 family permease; its protein translation is MFAIVLGMLIVICGVLFLRMHAFLALFFGALVVAAVTASHSISDSALNHVTATITQASGQRLLLGDVGEDLAKKPGAFYVVPNASASTPPTLVWVDAFSEEDGISIATLSQTQANNSWTGGQLVPESKYTQAKQLAGSSPINRVAAALGKTFEKIGILIAMASIIGQCLLVSGAAERIVAGIRNALGERWTTLAFVISSFVLAIPVFFDTVFFLMLPLAQAMARRTGKDYLKYVLSIIVGGSLAHSLVPPTPGPLFVAAELNVSIGAMVIGGIGVGIWGVIAGYFYMLWANRTWQIPLRLEASTSTESLSSPDAINQNLPGFWFSILPVIVPVLLLGLKTFHQTMGAGPEGPLGEIWDSAVSFLGDKNIALSLGAILALLILITRPAMSWAGLASSVQKALSEGGVVVLITCAGGAFGEMIRQTNVGETIAHALPASVGGVGLLVTAFLITVAIRVIQGSSTVAMITAIGIVVPVANQMGLPFHPVYLALAIGCGSKPLPWMNDSGFWVISRMSGFTEKETLKTFTVLLTIMGVVSFLATLVFAMVLPLV